A genomic stretch from Malus domestica chromosome 15, GDT2T_hap1 includes:
- the LOC139191971 gene encoding uncharacterized mitochondrial protein AtMg00820-like, which yields MGEHIIQLQPSSDESGDPNGDDVEQRVAQNPWQTGVYEQPNEEGGPSETEESTLQSQLQRSTRTRRPNPKYANAAIIEEATKPETFEETSQSSEWMIAMKEEIDALQQNQTWDLVPKPRDVKPISCKWVYKIKRRPDGSIKRYKARLVARGFS from the coding sequence ATGGGGGAGCATATTATCCAACTCCAACCAAGTTCAGATGAATCAGGAGATCCAAATGGCGATGATGTCGAACAAAGAGTGGCTCAGAATCCTTGGCAAACTGGCGTGTATGAACAACCAAACGAAGAAGGTGGGCCTAGTGAAACGGAAGAATCAACTCTACAATCTCAACTCCAAAGGTCAACAAGAACACGAAGGCCAAATCCTAAATACGCCAATGCAGCcataattgaagaagcaacaaagcCTGAGACGTTCGAAGAAACATCGCAGAGTTCTGAGTGGATGATAGctatgaaagaagagatcgaTGCACTTCAGCAAAATCAAACTTGGGATCTCGTGCCAAAGCCAAGAGATGTGAAACCCATATCCTGCAAGTGGGTTTACAAGATAAAGCGCCGTCCAGATGGGTCAATCAAGAGGTACAAGGCACGATTGGTAGCTCGTGGTTTTTCTTAA